One segment of Candidatus Bathyarchaeota archaeon DNA contains the following:
- a CDS encoding DUF1743 domain-containing protein yields the protein MRRWLGEVSRLTLIMVGIDDTDSKKGMCTTYVGAVAHDRLIERGFEHVGYPKLVRLNPNWHLKTRGNCAISLTLNLESGDEDTLKKIVLDTVEEYAELDCESTNPGVVFYRGETVPAELEEFAGRVVQDVVEIKDAEVTAKKVGAEYYKFKLGRGIVGALAAIGETLKLDSTYELIAYRRAEYRGRKRMVSVESVFEMDRRTFPRTFDNIDPNTGEVRITPHTPCPVLFGIRSQDPASAIEAFNLLKVGEPIERWIIYRTNQATDAHLTPTKINSLKPLTSAIVDGEVSREPIVIQGGHVIFKVKDQTGEIDCAAYEPTRKFREIVKQLKVGDRVVIYGGVKKKPNLPLTLNLEKIRIIELSKEYLKRNPKCPLCGRRAKSEGKGKGYQCEVCGRKFPPGSEEHIEIERSLKPGFYEVPPRARRHLAKPLVRLTEAQDSRII from the coding sequence ATGCGTAGATGGTTGGGGGAGGTTTCGAGACTGACACTCATCATGGTTGGTATAGATGATACAGACTCAAAGAAGGGGATGTGCACAACATACGTAGGCGCTGTAGCACATGACAGGCTAATCGAGAGAGGATTCGAACATGTAGGATACCCCAAACTTGTAAGGTTGAACCCCAACTGGCACCTGAAGACAAGAGGAAACTGCGCCATATCCCTAACCTTGAACCTAGAATCTGGAGATGAGGATACGTTGAAGAAGATTGTTCTAGATACTGTTGAAGAGTATGCTGAGCTCGACTGTGAGTCAACAAATCCTGGGGTTGTATTCTATAGGGGGGAGACTGTTCCAGCTGAACTTGAAGAGTTCGCTGGAAGGGTCGTTCAAGATGTTGTCGAGATCAAAGATGCTGAGGTGACCGCCAAGAAGGTAGGAGCAGAATATTACAAGTTCAAGCTTGGAAGGGGCATAGTAGGAGCCCTCGCAGCCATAGGTGAAACCTTGAAGCTCGACTCAACATATGAGCTCATAGCGTATAGAAGAGCCGAGTACAGAGGTAGAAAGAGAATGGTTAGCGTTGAGAGTGTATTCGAGATGGATAGAAGAACATTCCCAAGAACATTCGACAACATAGACCCAAACACAGGTGAAGTCAGAATAACCCCCCACACACCTTGCCCAGTCCTATTTGGAATCCGCTCCCAAGACCCAGCCTCAGCGATCGAAGCCTTCAACCTCCTAAAGGTTGGTGAACCTATCGAGAGGTGGATAATATATAGAACAAACCAGGCTACGGACGCCCACCTCACCCCAACCAAGATAAACTCACTCAAACCTTTGACCTCAGCAATCGTCGACGGAGAAGTCTCAAGGGAACCGATAGTGATTCAGGGTGGACACGTAATATTCAAGGTCAAGGACCAGACAGGGGAGATAGACTGCGCAGCCTACGAGCCTACAAGAAAATTCAGAGAGATAGTGAAACAGCTGAAGGTCGGAGACAGAGTCGTAATCTATGGTGGTGTGAAGAAGAAGCCGAACCTACCCCTAACCCTGAACCTTGAGAAGATAAGGATCATAGAGTTGAGTAAGGAATATTTGAAGAGAAACCCGAAATGTCCACTATGCGGCAGGAGGGCGAAGTCTGAGGGTAAGGGTAAAGGTTACCAGTGTGAAGTCTGCGGGAGAAAGTTCCCACCAGGATCAGAGGAGCATATCGAGATTGAAAGATCTTTGAAGCCTGGGTTCTATGAGGTCCCACCCAGGGCCCGGAGACACTTGGCGAAACCCTTG